In Peromyscus eremicus chromosome 2, PerEre_H2_v1, whole genome shotgun sequence, a single genomic region encodes these proteins:
- the Dcaf10 gene encoding DDB1- and CUL4-associated factor 10 isoform X2, producing MFPFGPHSPGGDGAAGAEEPPPLGGPAAASRPPSPARRPAPPQQGADAAPPPPAARSPRLPGGPALSPGERAGEPAGPGALELSAAAAAQADLSPSCSPRRRSRPDCRAGSRSRQGLGAGLGGPGARLFGWLRERSLGRGLFVDPARDNFRTMTNLYGSIHPADSVYLSTRTHGAVFNLEYSPDGSVLTVACEQTEVLLFDPISSKHIKTLSEAHEDCVNNIRCTEDGCPHKKFFHTRFLMRMRLTPDCSKMLISTSSGYLLILHDLDLTKSLEVGSYPILRARRTTSNSDLTTSSSSSGSRVSGSPCHHSDANSSEKHVSRASQREGVSPRNSLEVLTPEVPGERDRGNCITSLQLHPKGWATLLRCSSNTDDQEWTCVYEFQEGAPVRPVSPRCSLRLTHYIEEANVGRGYIKELCFSPDGRMISSPHGYGIRLLGFDKQCSELVDCLPKEASPLRVIRSLYSHNDVVLTTKFSPTHCQIASGCLSGRVSLYQPKF from the exons ATGTTTCCCTTCGGGCCCCACAGCCCGGGCGGGGACGGGGCGGCTGGAGCTGAGGAGCCGCCGCCTCTCGGAGGGCCGGCGGCAGCTTCCAGACCGCCCTCTCCAGCTCGGCGGCCGGCGCCTCCACAGCAGGGAGCTGACGCGGCCCCTCCCCCGCCGGCAGCCCGCAGCCCTCGCCTCCCGGGCGGCCCCGCACTGTCCCCGGGCGAGCGCGCCGGAGAGCCGGCGGGCCCCGGAGCTCTGGAGTTGTCGGCTGCTGCTGCAGCGCAGGCGGACCTGTCACCGTCGTGCTCGCCGCGCAGGCGCTCGAGGCCAGACTGCAGGGCCGGCAGCCGGAGCCGGCAGGGCCTCGGCGCGGGCCTGGGCGGCCCCGGCGCCAGACTGTTCGGCTGGCTGAGAGAGCGAAGCCTCGGCCGCGGGCTGTTCGTGGACCCGGCGCGGGACAACTTCCGCACGATGACTAACCTGTATGGCTCCATCCACCCCGCAGACTCCGTGTACCTCAGCACCCGCACCCACGGTGCTGTCTTCAACCTCGAGTATTCGCCCGACGG GTCAGTGCTGACAGTTGCCTGTGAACAGACTGAAGTTCTGCTTTTTGACCCTATTTCTTCAAAGCACATAAAAACCCTTTCTGAAGCGCATGAAGACTGTGTGAATAATATCAG GTGCACAGAAGATGGGTGTCCACATAAGAAATTCTTTCATACACGTTTTCTCATGAGAATGAGATTAACACCAGATTGTTCCAAAATGTTGATCTCAACATCTTCTGGATATCTCTTGATTTTGCACGATCTAGACTTAACTAAGTCTTTAGAAGTAGGCAGCTATCCCATTTTGAGAGCAAGAAGAACTACTTCAAATTCAG atttgaCCACTTCATCAAGTTCTTCTGGTTCTAGAGTTTCTGGTTCACCTTGTCATCACAGTGACGCTAACTCATCTGAGAAACACGTGTCACGAGCCTCTCAACGAGAAG GAGTTTCACCACGAAATAGTCTTGAAGTCTTAACCCCTGAAGTTCCTGGTGAGAGGGATCGTGGAAACTGCATCACATCCTTACAGCTGCACCCCAAAGGCTGGGCCACCCTTCTTCGGTGCTCAAGCAACACTGATGATCAGGAG tgGACTTGTGTCTATGAATTCCAAGAAGGAGCTCCAGTGCGACCTGTCTCACCTCGCTGTTCCCTGCGCCTGACTCATTACATCGAAGAAGCCAACGTGGGCAGGGGCTACatcaaagaactttgcttcagcCCTGACGGACGGATGATCTCTTCCCCACATGGCTACGGGATTCGCTTGTTGGGATTTGACAAACAGTGCAGTGAGCTTGTTGACTGTTTACCCAAAGAGGCCAGTCCCCTGCGGGTGATCCGTTCTCTGTACTCTCATAACGATGTGGTCCTGACAACAAAGTTCTCTCCAACACACTGTCAGATTGCCTCAGGGTGCCTTAGTGGACGGGTCTCTTTGTATCAGCCAAAGTTTTAG
- the Dcaf10 gene encoding DDB1- and CUL4-associated factor 10 isoform X1: MFPFGPHSPGGDGAAGAEEPPPLGGPAAASRPPSPARRPAPPQQGADAAPPPPAARSPRLPGGPALSPGERAGEPAGPGALELSAAAAAQADLSPSCSPRRRSRPDCRAGSRSRQGLGAGLGGPGARLFGWLRERSLGRGLFVDPARDNFRTMTNLYGSIHPADSVYLSTRTHGAVFNLEYSPDGSVLTVACEQTEVLLFDPISSKHIKTLSEAHEDCVNNIRFLDNRLFATCSDDTTIALWDLRKLNTKVCTLHGHTSWVKNIEYDTNTRLLVTSGFDGNVIIWDTNRCTEDGCPHKKFFHTRFLMRMRLTPDCSKMLISTSSGYLLILHDLDLTKSLEVGSYPILRARRTTSNSDLTTSSSSSGSRVSGSPCHHSDANSSEKHVSRASQREGVSPRNSLEVLTPEVPGERDRGNCITSLQLHPKGWATLLRCSSNTDDQEWTCVYEFQEGAPVRPVSPRCSLRLTHYIEEANVGRGYIKELCFSPDGRMISSPHGYGIRLLGFDKQCSELVDCLPKEASPLRVIRSLYSHNDVVLTTKFSPTHCQIASGCLSGRVSLYQPKF, translated from the exons ATGTTTCCCTTCGGGCCCCACAGCCCGGGCGGGGACGGGGCGGCTGGAGCTGAGGAGCCGCCGCCTCTCGGAGGGCCGGCGGCAGCTTCCAGACCGCCCTCTCCAGCTCGGCGGCCGGCGCCTCCACAGCAGGGAGCTGACGCGGCCCCTCCCCCGCCGGCAGCCCGCAGCCCTCGCCTCCCGGGCGGCCCCGCACTGTCCCCGGGCGAGCGCGCCGGAGAGCCGGCGGGCCCCGGAGCTCTGGAGTTGTCGGCTGCTGCTGCAGCGCAGGCGGACCTGTCACCGTCGTGCTCGCCGCGCAGGCGCTCGAGGCCAGACTGCAGGGCCGGCAGCCGGAGCCGGCAGGGCCTCGGCGCGGGCCTGGGCGGCCCCGGCGCCAGACTGTTCGGCTGGCTGAGAGAGCGAAGCCTCGGCCGCGGGCTGTTCGTGGACCCGGCGCGGGACAACTTCCGCACGATGACTAACCTGTATGGCTCCATCCACCCCGCAGACTCCGTGTACCTCAGCACCCGCACCCACGGTGCTGTCTTCAACCTCGAGTATTCGCCCGACGG GTCAGTGCTGACAGTTGCCTGTGAACAGACTGAAGTTCTGCTTTTTGACCCTATTTCTTCAAAGCACATAAAAACCCTTTCTGAAGCGCATGAAGACTGTGTGAATAATATCAG ATTTCTTGATAACCGGCTATTTGCTACCTGCTCTGATGATACTACAATAGCACTGTGGGATCTGAGAAAATTGAACACCAAAGTATGCACTTTACATGGTCACACTAGCTGGGTGAAGAACATCGAATATGATACTAATACAAGACTCTTAGTAACATCAGGATTTGATGgaaatgtcattatttgggacACTAACAG GTGCACAGAAGATGGGTGTCCACATAAGAAATTCTTTCATACACGTTTTCTCATGAGAATGAGATTAACACCAGATTGTTCCAAAATGTTGATCTCAACATCTTCTGGATATCTCTTGATTTTGCACGATCTAGACTTAACTAAGTCTTTAGAAGTAGGCAGCTATCCCATTTTGAGAGCAAGAAGAACTACTTCAAATTCAG atttgaCCACTTCATCAAGTTCTTCTGGTTCTAGAGTTTCTGGTTCACCTTGTCATCACAGTGACGCTAACTCATCTGAGAAACACGTGTCACGAGCCTCTCAACGAGAAG GAGTTTCACCACGAAATAGTCTTGAAGTCTTAACCCCTGAAGTTCCTGGTGAGAGGGATCGTGGAAACTGCATCACATCCTTACAGCTGCACCCCAAAGGCTGGGCCACCCTTCTTCGGTGCTCAAGCAACACTGATGATCAGGAG tgGACTTGTGTCTATGAATTCCAAGAAGGAGCTCCAGTGCGACCTGTCTCACCTCGCTGTTCCCTGCGCCTGACTCATTACATCGAAGAAGCCAACGTGGGCAGGGGCTACatcaaagaactttgcttcagcCCTGACGGACGGATGATCTCTTCCCCACATGGCTACGGGATTCGCTTGTTGGGATTTGACAAACAGTGCAGTGAGCTTGTTGACTGTTTACCCAAAGAGGCCAGTCCCCTGCGGGTGATCCGTTCTCTGTACTCTCATAACGATGTGGTCCTGACAACAAAGTTCTCTCCAACACACTGTCAGATTGCCTCAGGGTGCCTTAGTGGACGGGTCTCTTTGTATCAGCCAAAGTTTTAG